A single region of the candidate division KSB1 bacterium genome encodes:
- the frr gene encoding ribosome recycling factor: protein MAHPILKDAENRMKKAVDSNRDELAKIRTGKASPALLDSVRVNYYGSPVPLKQISSINTPEPRLITVQPWEKNLIGEIEKAILKADLGFNPQNDGTTIRIPIPQLTEERRQEFVKICRKLAEDGRVAVRNIRRDALEHLKKAKKDGELPEDEEKALEKELQKLTDKQIGQIDEILKHKETEIMQT from the coding sequence ATGGCCCACCCCATTCTCAAAGACGCAGAAAACCGCATGAAAAAAGCCGTTGACAGCAACCGCGACGAATTGGCAAAAATTCGCACCGGCAAAGCTTCTCCGGCCCTTCTCGACAGCGTGCGGGTGAATTACTACGGCTCGCCGGTGCCGCTGAAACAAATTTCGAGCATCAACACGCCGGAGCCGCGATTGATCACCGTGCAGCCGTGGGAGAAAAATCTCATCGGCGAAATCGAAAAGGCGATTTTAAAAGCCGATCTCGGTTTTAATCCCCAAAACGACGGCACGACGATTCGCATTCCGATTCCGCAGCTCACCGAAGAACGGCGGCAGGAATTTGTCAAAATCTGCCGCAAGCTGGCGGAAGACGGCCGCGTGGCGGTGCGCAACATCCGCCGTGACGCACTGGAGCATTTGAAAAAAGCCAAGAAAGACGGCGAACTTCCGGAAGACGAGGAGAAAGCTCTCGAGAAGGAATTGCAAAAGCTCACTGACAAGCAAATCGGCCAGATCGATGAAATTTTGAAGCACAAAGAAACCGAAATCATGCAAACCTGA
- the pyrH gene encoding UMP kinase — protein sequence MPVTPQKQSKEEPVFKRVLLKLSGEALMGQQGLGIDPNVVDQIALEVKSVTDLGVQVGIVIGGGNIFRGLSASARGMDRVQADYMGMLATVINGMALQDHLERHGVFTRLQTAIHMEEIAEPFIRRRAIRHLEKGRVVIFAAGTGNPYFTTDTAATLRAIEIEADAILKGTKVDGVYDADPQANPEAKKFDTVTYLEVVKRGLKVMDTTAVTLSMDNKLPIIVFNLTKPGNIKRVILGEKIGTKVIGD from the coding sequence TGAGCGGAGAGGCGCTGATGGGCCAGCAAGGCCTCGGCATCGATCCGAACGTGGTCGATCAAATCGCCCTGGAAGTCAAATCCGTCACCGATTTGGGCGTGCAAGTCGGCATCGTCATCGGTGGCGGAAATATTTTTCGCGGGCTGTCGGCGAGCGCGCGCGGCATGGATCGCGTGCAGGCGGATTACATGGGCATGCTGGCCACGGTGATCAACGGCATGGCGCTGCAGGATCATCTGGAGCGCCATGGGGTTTTCACGCGGCTGCAAACCGCCATTCACATGGAAGAGATTGCCGAGCCGTTCATCCGCCGCCGCGCCATTCGCCATCTCGAAAAAGGCCGGGTGGTCATTTTTGCCGCCGGCACCGGCAATCCTTATTTTACCACCGACACCGCTGCCACGCTGCGCGCCATCGAAATCGAAGCCGACGCCATCCTCAAAGGCACCAAGGTCGATGGCGTATACGACGCCGATCCCCAAGCCAACCCCGAGGCGAAAAAATTCGACACTGTGACCTACCTCGAAGTTGTCAAGCGCGGCCTCAAAGTCATGGACACGACCGCGGTCACGCTGAGCATGGACAACAAACTCCCAATTATTGTGTTTAATCTGACCAAGCCCGGAAACATCAAACGCGTGATTCTGGGCGAAAAGATTGGAACGAAAGTGATTGGTGACTAA